One Dama dama isolate Ldn47 chromosome 18, ASM3311817v1, whole genome shotgun sequence DNA window includes the following coding sequences:
- the LOC133072793 gene encoding cullin-1-like, with amino-acid sequence MSSDWSQNPSQKLKRLGIDELWDNVRAGIQQVYARQSMVKSRYIELYTLLYNHCLQMSPQVQTKSKKEQKLREDENVSFELYKRIKEFLKNHLTNLPKDGEDLMDIGVLKFYTQQWEHYQFSSKVLNGICACLNKHLLNIAYSHKVCQIYSLAMVTWRDCLFRPLDKQVTNAVLKLIEKERNGESINTRLISGTIQSYMELGVNEDDQFEQGPMLTVYKEAFEPQFLADTERFYTRKSTELLQQNPVTEYMKEVETLLLEERRRAQTYLHHSTKGKLVRKCRQVLVEKHLEIFLTEFQNLLNANESEDLGRMYKLIYRIKNGLGEFKKLLETHIHNQGLAAIEKCGEAALNDPRIYVEIVLNIHKKYNALVISAFKNHADFVAALDKACRGFINNNAVTKMAQSSSKSSELLARYCDSLLKKSSKNPEEAELEDTLNHVMTVFKYMDDKDVVQKFYTKMLAKRLVHQNSASDDAEASMISKLKQACGFEYTSKLQRMFQDIGISKALNAQFKKHLMDSGPLDLDFSIHVLSYGWWPFEESCTVLLPSELEPCYRRFTAFYASCYSDRKLSWAYQLSEGELVTNCFKNKYTLHASTFQMAVLLQYNTEDAYTVQQLTDRTQIKMDIVTQVLQILLKFKLLVLEDKSANVDEVELKPDSLVKLHFGYKSKKLRVNISLPMKIEQKREQETMYKNIEEDRKLLIQAAIVRIMKTRKVVKHQQLLGEVTTQLSSIFKPQISVIKKCIDVLIEKEYLERVGDEKDTYSYLA; translated from the coding sequence ATGTCATCAGACTGGAGCCAGAATCCCAGCCAGAAACTGAAACGACTTGGCATCGACGAGCTCTGGGATAACGTCAGAGCGGGAATCCAACAAGTGTATGCCAGACAAAGTATGGTGAAATCCAGATACATAGAACTCTACACTCTTCTTTATAACCACTGTTTACAAATGTCCCCTCAAGTCCAGACTAAATCAAAAAAGGAGCAGAAGCTGAGGGAAGATGAGAATGTTAGCTTTGAATTATACAAACGAATTAAAGAATTTTTGAAGAACCACCTGACAAATCTTCCTAAGGATGGAGAAGATTTGATGGATATAGGAGTACTGAAGTTCTACACTCAACAATGGGAACATTACCAATTTTCGAGCAAAGTGCTGAATGGGATTTGTGCCTgcctcaataaacatttacttaaTATCGCATATAGTCACAAAGTTTGTCAAATATATTCTCTCGCAATGGTGACTTGGAGAGATTGTCTTTTTAGGCCATTGGATAAACAAGTAACAAATGCTGTTTTAAAACtgattgaaaaggaaagaaatggtgaaTCCATCAATACAAGACTGATAAGTGGTACTATACAGTCTTACATGGAACTGGGGGTGAATGAAGATGATCAGTTTGAGCAGGGCCCTATGCTTACAGTGTACAAAGAAGcctttgaacctcagtttttgGCTGACACAGAGAGATTTTATACCAGAAAGAGTACTGAATTGTTGCAGCAGAACCCAGTTACTGAATATATGAAAGAGGTGGAGACTCTTCTGCTGGAGGAGCGGCGGAGAGCCCAGACCTATCTTCACCACAGCACCAAGGGCAAGTTAGTCAGGAAATGCAGGCAGGTGCTCGTGGAGAAACACTTGGAGATTTTCCTCACAGAATTTCAGAATTTACTGAACGCCAACGAAAGTGAAGATTTGGGTCGCATGTATAAGCTCATATATAGAATCAAGAATGGCCTGGGAGAATTTAAAAAACTCCTGGAGACACACATTCATAATCAGGGTCTTGCAGCAATTGAGAAGTGTGGAGAAGCTGCTTTAAATGACCCCAGAATATATGTAGAGATAGTGTTGAATATCCATAAAAAATACAATGCCCTGGTGATATCAGCATTCAAGAACCATGCTGACTTTGTGGCTGCACTGGACAAGGCTTGCAGAGGCTTCATAAACAACAATGCAGTTACCAAAATGGCTCAGTCATCCAGTAAATCTTCCGAGTTGCTGGCTCGATACTGTGATTCCTTATTAAAGAAGAGTTCCAAGAACCCAGAAGAAGCAGAACTAGAAGACACACTTAACCACGTGATGACTGTCTTCAAGTATATGGACGACAAAGATGTGGTTCAGAAGTTCTACACAAAAATGCTGGCCAAAAGGCTTGTCCATCAGAACAGTGCGAGTGATGATGCTGAAGCAAGCATGATCTCTAAGTTAAAGCAAGCTTGTGGTTTTGAGTATACCTCCAAACTTCAGCGGATGTTTCAAGACATTGGTATAAGCAAAGCTTTGAATGCGCAGTTCAAAAAGCACCTGATGGATTCAGGGCCTTTGGACTTAGATTTCAGTATTCATGTTCTGAGTTATGGATGGTGGCCCTTTGAGGAATCTTGTACAGTTCTCTTGCCATCAGAGCTGGAACCATGTTATCGGCGCTTCACAGCATTTTACGCCAGCTGTTACAGTGACAGAAAATTGTCATGGGCATATCAACTGTCTGAAGGAGAGTTAGTAACAAACTGCTTCAAAAACAAATACACTTTGCATGCATCTACATTCCAGATGGCCGTCCTGCTCCAGTACAACACGGAAGATGCTTACACCGTTCAACAGCTGACAGACAGGACTCAGATCAAAATGGACATTGTGACACAAGTCTTACAGATTTTATTGAAGTTTAAGTTACTGGTTTTGGAAGACAAAAGTGCAAATGTTGATGAGGTGGAGTTGAAGCCAGACAGCTTAGTAAAATTACATTTTGGTTATAAAAGTAAGAAATTAAGGGTTAATATCAGCTTGCCGATGAAAATTGAACAGAAGCGGGAACAAGAAACTATGTACAAAAACATTGAGGAAGATCG